The Porphyrobacter sp. LM 6 sequence GTTGAAGTAGCTGGTCGGGTGGAGGAAGAATACGGCAAAGCGCGGTGCGGGCGGATCGGCCGGGGTGGGCAGCAGGCCGCGATCATTCGCATAGGCCGGCTGCCAGCGCGTCGGGTCCTTCACCCCGATGCCGGGACGCGAATACCACAGTTTGGTATCCTCGTAGGCGTTGGCTTCTAGCGGCTTGACCGGCTTGAACGGTCCTGTCGGCACCAGCGCGATTTCGGCCAGATCGTCCTGGAACAGCTCGTAGACGATCCGCCCGCTGATCACGAGCACGATGCAGAAGGCAACAAAATAGAGGAACTTGCGGGCCATTGCTGCGCGCCTTTTCAGCTCACTTGGTCGCGGCACCCTCGGCCAATGCCGGACGCAAGGTGGTCCAGGCCCGATCGCCGCGCAGGCTCGAGAACCACGTCGCCGGGTTCCAGGTGGTCGACCCGTCGAGGCTGAAGGTCAGAAACTCCGCACGTCCGCCAATATTGGCCAGCGGCACCGGCCCGCCCAGACCGCTTTCCTCCGCTGCTGCACGGCTGTCCGCGCTTTCGTCGCGGTTGTCGCCCATCACGAAGACGGCATCCTGAGGCACGGTCTTGGGCCCGTAATTGTCGAGCCGCTGGTCGGTGTAGTCGATCGTCAGATAGGTCGCGCCGTTGGGCAGGGTTTCGCGCCAGGTGGGCGGGGCGAAGTATTCCTTCCCGTCGGGGCCGAACTCGCGATAGGCATCGAAGGCGGACAGGCAGGGCACGCCGCGGCACATCAGCTCGGGCTCGAAGGGCAGGTGCACAGGCGGCACCACCTCGCGCTTGATCGGCTTGCCGTTGAGGATGATCTGGCCGCCGCGCACTTCAATCGTGTCGCCCGGCAGGGCGACCACGCGCTTGATATAATCCTCGTCGCGGGTCGGGTGCACGGGAATCACGATATCGCCATATTCCGGCGTGGAGCCCCACACCCGCCAGCTGCTGCGCGGCAGCAGGTGGAAGCTCGCCGAAGCCCAAGACCAGCCATAGGGATACTTGCTCACCACCAGCCGGTCGCCCACCCACAGGGTCGGCATCATCGAGGTCGAGGGGATGTAGAACGGCTTGGCCACGAGGCTGTGGAAGGCGAGCACCGCCAGCAGCATGATCGCAAGCCCGCGGATTTCCGCCAGCCAGTTGACCTTTTCGGGAGCGTGCGTGGTGTGGGTGGTTTCCATGATACCGGGCCGATCAGAGAGGGATGGCTTCAATGATCACAAAGGCCTGCGCCCAAGGGTGATCATCGGTGAGAGAGAGGTGGATGCGCGCCTCATGGCCTTTTGGCGTGATTTCTTCAAGCCGCTTTGCCGCCCCGCCCGTGAGCGCGAGGGTCGGCGCGCCCGATGGGGCGTTGACCACGCCGATGTCCTTCATGAACACGCCGCGCCTGAAGCCGGTGCCGACCGCCTTGGAAAAGGCCTCCTTGGCGGCGAAGCGTTTCGCGTAGGTTCCGGCGATGGTGTAGGGCCGGCGGCGCGCCTTGGCGATTTCGACATCGGTGAACACGCGGTTCTCGAACCGCTCGCCATAGCGGGCCAGCGAATTGCCGATCCGCTCGATGCTGCACAGGTCTGATCCGAAGCCGATGATCATTTCTGCCAGATCCATTTGCAGGCGGGTTCGCCGATTTCCCAGTTGCACTTGCGGCGGATGATTTCGCCACCAAACGCGCTGAACGCCCAGAACGCAGCCGCTATCTTGACTATGTGGAGCCAGGTCATCTCACCTTTCGCCACCAGTTCCGGCCAGCCCCACAGGAAGGGCATGACCAACGGCATGACCATCCCGGCAAAGAGCACATTTTGCACAAGTCGCCAGTTCTCCACGACTTGCCGACGGCGCCTTGCCCTGGGACTTTCGCTCATCGCACCGCCCTCAGGATAACCGCCGCCAGCAATCCCAGCGCCATGACGTGGAGCATCACCTGTGACTTGAACAGGGGATGCGCGAAATCGCCCTTGGCGAACTTGAGCGCGCCGACATAGCCGAAGATCTGCAAGGCGATCCAACCGACCGCGAACACCACCATCACCCCGGTGTTCAAGGCAAAGCCGAGAAATCCGACAGCGAGCAGGAACAGCGCGGCAGCCGCAAAGGCCCAGCGCTTCTGCTCGCCGGTCAGGGCGGGGAGATCGGCATCGCTCAACGGGCTTCGTCCATCAACTCGCGCATCCGGCGGATCGCGTTTTCGAGGCCCACGAACACCGCCTCGCCGATCAGATAGTGACCGATGTTGAGTTCGGCGATCTGGGGAATGGCGGCGATGGGTTGCACGTTCTCGAAGGTGAGGCCGTGACCCGCGTGCGGCTCGATCCCGTTCTTGGCGGCGAGCGCAGCCATGTCAGTGATGCGGCGCAACTCGCGCGTCACGCGCTCGGCATCGCCATCAAGGAAGGCGTGGGCATATTCGCCGGTGTGGAATTCCACCACCGGCGCGCCGAGCCGTAGCGCGGCATCGAGCTGGCGCTCGTCCGCCTCGATAAACAGCGAGACGCGGATGCCGGCGGCGCGCAGTTCCTCGACGATCGGCACCAGCGTGTTGTGCATCCCCGCCGCGTCCAATCCGCCCTCGGTGGTGCGCTCCTCGCGCTTTTCGGGGACGATGCAGGCCGCATGCGGCTTGTGGCGCAGCGCGATGGCCAGCATCTCGGGCGTTGCCGCCATTTCGAGGTTGAGCGGCAGATTGGTCGCCGCCTGAATGCGTGCCAGATCCTCGTCGCGGATATGGCGACGGTCTTCGCGCAGGTGCGCGGTGATCCCGTCGCCGCCGACTGCCGCAACAATCTCCGCCGCACGCACCGGATCGGGATGATCCCCGCCGCGCGCGTTGCGGATGGTCGCGACGTGATCGATGTTGACGCCGAGGCGCAGGTGGGAGGGGGCGTGGGTCAGAATCATTCCTTCCGGCTACCGGGCTTGGTTACCGGTACGGCCGCCAGCGCCTCGGGGATGTCGGATTCGTCATAAGTCGGAAAATCAATGGCGAGCAGCGGGTAGAACGGCACGCCCAGATCGACCGAACCGCACGAACGGTCGATAATCGCACATTCGGCGATCACTTCGCCACCTTCGCGCGCCACGGCGGCGATGGCTTCGCGGCTGGAAAGGCCGGTGGTGACCACATCCTCGACCATCAGCACCTTGGCGCCCTTGGCCAGTGCGAATCCGCGGCGCAGGTGGAATACGCCGTCGGGCCGTTCGAGGAACAATGCATCGAGCCCCATCGCGCGGCCGACTTCGTGCCCGATGATGATCCCGCCCATCGCCGGAGAGACCACGACATCGATCTGTTCGCGCACTTCGGCGGGGATGCCGGCGACCACCGCTTCGGCCAGCCGCGCGGCCCTCGCGGGGTTCATCAACACGCGGGCGCACTGCAGATAATGCCCGCTGTGGCGGCCCGATGAGAGCTTGAAATGGCCTTCCAGCAGCGCACCGGAGCTGCGGAATTCCGCCAGGACTTCATCTTGATTCACTAGCGAACTCCTTAAGAAACATACGGAAAGCTGCCGACTTGCGCGCCGGACATGGCTCCTTGCATAATTTTCTCCCTAGAAGCGCTTGAGGCCCTCGGCAAGCGCGGCTAAGGGCGACGATGAAGCTGACCCTAGGGTCGGCCAAACGCTGTCTGCGGTGGGTCTCGAGGGGGCCGAGCGGTGGGCAGTATGGGATCAGATTCGAACCACTTGGACACATGATCATGGGTCAGAGGGACACCCGTATGAAAAAGGCTATTCTGGCGGCGGTTGCTGCCGGGCTCGCGGCGTTCGCGCCGATGACTGTGGCGGCGCAGGATGCCGCCGCGCCCGCTCCGGTTGCGGCCACCGCTGAAGCGACGGCTGCGCCCGCCGCTGCGGCTCCCGCTGCCGATACTGCCGCTCCGGCCGATGCCGCGAGCGCTTACACCCCGATGGCCCCGACCGAGGGCAAGGGCATGCCGACGTCCTACGCGGACGACCCGATCAAGAGCATGACCTTCCAGGACCAGTATTCGGACAACGGCGAATACGCGCTGTGGATGCACGACGTCATCCTGATGCCGGTCATCACCGTGATCAGCCTGCTGGTTCTTGGCCTTCTGCTCTACGTGGTGGTGCGCTTCAACCGCCGCGCCAATCCGGTGGCGTCGAAGACCACGCACAACACCTTGATCGAAGTCGTCTGGACGATTGTGCCGGTGATCATCCTGGTGATCATCGCCGTGCCTTCGATCACGCTGCTTGCGCGCCAGTACGAAACCCCGCCGGCCGATGCCGTCACCATCAAGGCGACCGGCTACCAGTGGTACTGGGGTTACACCTACCCCGATCACGGCGACATCGAAGTGATCTCGAACATGCTGGACGAGGCCGAGGCGCTGAAGCGCGGTGAGCCGCACCAGCTGGCGGTCGATAACCGCATGGTCGTGCCTGCGGGCGTGCCGCTGCGTATCCAGACCACTGCGACCGACGTGATCCACGCCTTCTCGGTGCCGGCACTGTGGTTCAAGATGGACGCCGTTCCCGGCCGTCTCAACGAGAAGCTGCTGACCATCAAGGAGCCGGGCGTCTATTACGGCCAGTGCTCCGAGCTGTGCGGTGCACGTCACGGCTACATGCCGATCGCGGTCGAGGCGCTGCCGCCCGCCGAGTTCGCCGCATGGGTCAAGGCGCAGGGCGGCTCCATGCCCGGCGAAGCAGCCGCAGCTCCCGCTGCTGCTGCGCCGGCCGATGCTGCGGCCGCTCCGGCGCCCGCTGCCGCGACCGCTGCTGCCGCTCCGGCCGCCGCCCGCTGAACCCGACATACGAATAAACCCAGAGAGTAGCTGACCATGGCAACCACCGCAGAAGGCTTCGACGCCCACGGCCACGATCACGGGCACGACGCCCACGATCACGCCGATCACAAGCCGGGCTTCTTCGCCCGCTGGTTCATGTCGACCAACCACAAGGACATCGGCACGATGTACCTGATCTTCGCGATCATCGCGGGGATCGTGGGGGGCGCGATTTCGGGCATCATGCGCGTCGAATTGGCCGAGCCCGGCATCCAGTACCTGCAATGGTGGGCCCAGTTCATGGGTGGCGGCAACGATCTGAACACCGCGCTCCACATGTGGAACGTGTTCATCACCGCGCACGGCCTGATCATGGTGTTCTTCATGGTCATGCCGGCGATGATCGGGGGCTTCGGCAACTGGTTCGTGCCGCTGATGATCGGCGCGCCGGACATGGCCTTCCCGCGCATGAACAACATCTCGTTCTGGCTGACGGTGGCTGGCTTCTTCAGCCTGCTGTTCTCGCTGTTCGTCCCTGGCGGTTCCGGCCCTGGTGCGGGCACCGGCTGGACGGTCTACGCGCCGCTGTCGACCAGCGGGTCGGTTGGCCCGGCAGTCGACTTCGCGATCTTCTCGCTGCACCTTGCAGGCGCCGGTTCGATCCTGGGGGCGACCAACTTCATCACCACCATCTTCAACATGCGCGCGCCGGGCATGACCCTGCACAAGATGCCGTTGTTCGTATGGTCGGTGCTGGTTACCGCTTTCCTGCTGCTGCTGGCACTGCCGGTGCTGGCCGCGGCCATCACCATGCTGCTGACCGACCGCAACTTCGGCACGACCTTCTTCGATCCGGCCGGTGGCGGTGATCCGGTGCTTTACCAGCACCTGTTCTGGTTCTTCGGCCACCCCGAAGTCTACATCATGATCCTCCCGGGCTTCGGCATGATTTCGCAGATCGTCGCCACCTTCAGCCGCAAGCCTGTCTTCGGGTACCTCGGCATGGCCTACGCCATGGTCGCGATCGGTGTGGTCGGCTTCATCGTCTGGGCGCACCACATGTATACCGTGGGCCTCGACGTGAACACGAAGATGTACTTCACCGCTGCCACCATGGTGATCGCGGTGCCGACCGGCGTGAAGATCTTCAGCTGGATCGCGACGATGTGGGGCGGCAGCCTCGAGTTCAAGTCGCCGATGGTGTGGTCGATGGGCTTCATCTTCCTGTTCACCGTGGGCGGCGTGACCGGCGTGGTGCTCGCCAACGGCGGCATCGACGACAACCTGCACGACACCTACTACGTGGTGGCGCATTTCCACTACGTGCTGTCGATGGGTGCGGTGTTCTCGCTGTTCGCCGGTTTCTACTACTGGTTCCCGAAGATGAGCGGCCGGATGCACAGCGAGTTCCTCTCGCACCTGCACTTCTGGGCCTTCTTCATCGGCGTGAACGTGATCTTCTTCCCGCAGCACTTCCTCGGGATGCAGGGCATGCCGCGCCGCTATCCGGACTACGCAGAAGCCTTCACCTTCTGGCACCAGATCAGCACCTACGGGTACTACATCATGGCCGGCTCGATGGTGTTCTTCTTCGTCAACATCCTCTACGCGCTGGTTGCCGGCAAGAAGGCCGAAGCCAACCCGTGGGGCGAAGGCGCGACGACGCTCGAATGGACCCTGCCGAGCCCGCCGCCCTACCACCAGTTCGAAACGCTGCCGGTGATCACCGACGCGCACGACTATCACGATCACCGTCCGGCGACTGCTTAAGGACGGGGCCTGATCGGCTCCTTCACGGGAGCAAAAGCAAACGGGAGGGGCGCGGGCTTGGTCTCGCGCTCCTTCGCAATGGAACCGACACGGACATGGCCAGCACTGCCCCCCAGACTGCCGCGATGATGCCCACGGAGTGGCGTGATTTCTTCACGCTGACCAAGCCGCGGGTGATGACGCTGGTGATCTTCACCGCGATCTGCGGCGTGCTGGCGGCTCCCGGCAACATCCATCCGGTGCTGGGCTTCACCGCCATCCTCGCCATCGCCATGGGTGCGGGCGGTTCGGCGGTTCTCAACATGTGGTGGGAAGCCGATCTCGACGCCGGGATGAAGCGCACCATGAACCGTCCGCTTCCGGGCGGGCGCATGCGGCGCGAGGATGCGCGCGATTTCGGCATCTTCCTGTCGGGCGTGTCGATCGTGCTGATGGGCCTTGCCGTGGGCTGGCTGGCGGCCGCGCTGCTGCTGGGCGCGATCATCTATTACGCTGTCATCTACACCATGTGGCTGAAGCCGCGCACCCCGCAGAACATCGTGATCGGTGGCGGCGCGGGCGCGTTCCCGCCGCTGATCGGCTGGGTTGCGGTGACCGGCGACATCACGGCAATGCCGCTGCTGCTGTTCGCGATCATCTTCTTCTGGACCCCGCCGCACTTCTGGGCGCTCGCGCTGTTCGTGCAGTCGGATTACGCCAAGGTCGGCATCCCGATGCTGCCGGTGGTCGCGGGCGAGAAGGTTACCCGCCGCCAGATCATGATCTACACTCTGCTGCTCGCCCCGATCGCGATTGCCCCCTGGGCGATTGGCGGGACGAGCTGGATCTACGGCTCGGTCGCTGTGGTGCTCTCGGCCCTGTTCGTCGCGCTGGCGCTGCCGGTTGCGACCCGGATGCGCGCCGAGACCGACGCGATGCTGCCCGAAAAGCGGCTGTTCAAGTATTCGATCGTCTATCTCTTCGTGCTGTTCGCCGCGCTCGTGGCCGACCGCATCGCCGCCTATCAGGGGTGGATCGCATGACGCCCGAAGAAGAGGCCGAATTCCTCCGCCGCCGCAAGGCGCGCAACCTGGTGGTTGCGGGCACGCTGCTGTTCTTCGTGATCCTGTTCTACGCGATCACGATGGTCCGGATCGGGCAGGGCGGCTGATGGCGAGCCTCGCACCCGTGGCTGACGACACCGCCCGGCGCAATCTGCGCGTCGGGCTGATGGCGTTTGCGGGCGCGCTGGCGATGCTCGGCCTCGGCTATGCCTCGGTGCCGCTCTACCGTCTGTTCTGCCAGGTCACCGGCTTCGGCGGGACGACCATGATCGCAAGCGAGAGCAAGGCGGCAAGCGCGGCGGCAGCGGCAACGGGGCAAAAAATCTCGATCCGTTTCGACGCTTCGACCGCGAGCGATATGCCGTGGCGCTTCGAGCCTTCGCAGGCGACCGACACGGTCACCATCGGCGAGCGCGATATTGCGACCTATGTCGCCAGGAACGTCAGCACCCAGCCGATCACCGGCATGGCGACCTTCAATGTCGAGCCCGAGCAGGCCGGCAAGTACTTCAACAAGATCCAGTGCTTCTGCTTCACCGAGCAGACGCTCGCACCCGGGCAGGAAGTGACCATGCCGGTGCTCTATTTCGTCGATCCGGCGATGCTGGATGATCCGAACATGAAGGGCGTGGAGCAGATCACGCTCAGCTACACTTTTCACCGCACCAAGGAGCCGGTAAACCCGGCGGCCTCGGGCACCAACTGAACCTTTGACGCACAACCCAGGGACGGGAACGACCAATGGCTGGCAAGGCAAACCACGATTACCACATTCTTGAACCCGATATCTGGCCGCTGATCGGCTCGATTTCGGCGCTCACCTTCACCAGCGGCATGGTGCTTAGCTGGCACCCCGACCTGTTCGGTGCGGCCTCCAGCGTCGTGATGTGGGCAGGCCTTGCGGGCCTGATCGCGACCTTCTTCATGTGGTTCAAGAACATCGTGAACGAAGCCCAGCGCGGCGATCACACTCCGGTGGTGCAGCTGCACCTGCGCTACGGGATGATCCTTTTCATTGCCTCCGAAGTGATGTTCTTCGTCGGCTGGTTCTGGAGCTTCTTCGACTTCGCGCTGTTCCCGACCGCGCTGCAGTTCGATCACGAGACCGGTGCGACCACCAGCCTGTTCGGTCAGGATGGGGCGATCGCACAGTTCATCCCCGAAGGCATGGAAGTGCTCGATCCTTTCGCGCTGCCGCTGCTCAACACCCTGATCCTGCTGTGCTCGGGCACCACGGTGACCTGGGCGCACCACGCTCTGATCCATGGTGACCGCACCGGCCTCAAGCAGGGCCTGTGGGCGACCATCGCGCTCGGCGCGCTGTTCAGTGCGATCCAGGCTTACGAATATTCGGTCGCGCCGTTCGGCTTCGGCGGCAACACCTATTCGAGCGCCTTCTACATGGCGACCGGCTTCCACGGTTTCCACGTGCTGATCGGGACGATCTTCCTCTCGGTCTGCCTGTTCCGCGCCTACAAGGGCCACTTCACCCCGCGCCAGCACTTCGGCTTCGAAGCGGCCGCGTGGTACTGGCACTTCGTTGACGTGGTGTGGCTGTTCCTGTTCGTTGCCGTCTACGTGTGGGGCGGCTGGGGCGCCCAATACCACTGATGAACGCTGGGCCTTCCGGTCCGGATGAACAGAAGGGGCAGCCGGGATTGGTCTCGGCTGCCCTTTCCGGTTTGTGCCCCCGCTGCGGCGCGCCGACGCTGTTTCAGGGACCCGCACAGCTTGCCGACGAATGCTCGGCCTGCCGGCTCGACATCTTGGGCCTCGAACGGGGCGGCCGGTTCGTCGGCGTGGTGACGATGGTGCTGGCGCTGGTGCTGATCCTCGCCGCGCTGGGCGTTGACGAGTGGCTCCGCCCGCCGTTGTGGGCCAGCCTCGTGTTCTGGGCACCGCTGACAGTCGGCACCGTGATCGGGGGTCTCAGGCTCTACAAGACCATGTGGGTCTATCACCAATACGAGGAACGCGCCCAATGACCGCCCGCCGTGTGCCGATATTTTCGACGATCGTGGTGATCGCCGCCGCGCTGACGATGGTGGGGCTCGGCATCTGGCAGCTCCAGCGCAAAACCGAGAAAGAGGCGCTGATCGCGCGGTATGAGGCGGCGCAGGCGCAGGAAGGGTTTCAGTTCATCTCGCCTCCCTCGCCCGAAGCGGCTTTCACCAAAACGATCCAATACTGCGCCGATCCCACCGCTCAAACGACGGTGTCTGGCCGTAACGCAAAAGGCCAGAATGGCTGGGTGCATGTTGCGCGCTGCACGATCGGAGGAAAATGGCCAACGACCGAAGACGCCGCCAGAGAATTTGACGAGGTGTTCGCGAAGCACTCGGGTTCGGCACGCATGACTGATGAGGAAATCGCCAAGTTCGCCGAGGTTGCAAAGACTGCTCCTGACTTGCCGGACTATGTCCTTGCGCCCGCTGACGTCGTGCTTGGCTGGTCGCGCTCGCCCGATGCGGTGGAGTGGCAAGGCGGCTTCGTCGCGGGCACCGTCGTTCCGACTGGTGAGCTCGGATTCAAGATCGTCGCCGATCCGCCGCTCGCTGGCCTCGAAGCCAACGCCGCCCCCGATCCGGGCGATCTGCCTAACAACCACCTCGCCTATGCCGTGCAGTGGTTCTTCTTCGCCGCGACCGCTCTGGTCATCTACGTGCTGGCATTAAGGCGCCGTCGCGGCTAACCGGCGCTCCCATGCAATACGTCTCGACACGCGGGAGCGCGCCGGCGCTCGATTTCGAAGGGGTGACGCTGGCGGGCCTCGCCAGCGATGGCGGCCTCTATGTACCTGTCGAATGGCCGCGTTTCAGCGCAGCCGAGATCAGGGCGATGCGCGGCCTTGCCTATCCCGATCTCGCCGCACGGATCATGGCACCCTTCGTGGCGGGCAGCCTGACCGAGGACGAGCTGCTCGGCCTGTGCCACAAGGTCTATGGCGACTTCGGCCATGCCGCTGTCACCCCGCTGGTTCAGCTCGATCAGCAGCACTGGCTGCTCGAACTGTTCCACGGTCCGACGCTGGCCTTCAAGGATGTGGCGCTGCAACTGCTCGGGCGGTTGTTCGAGACCTTCCTCGAACGCCGGGGCGAGCGGCTGACCATCGTCGGCGCGACCAGCGGGGATACCGGCTCGGCCGCGATCCAGGCGGTGGCCGGGCTCGACCGCGTGGAAATCTTCATGCTCCATCCCAAGGGCCGGGTGAGCGATGTGCAGCGCCGCCAGATGACCACGGTGCTCGCGCCCAACGTCCACAACCTCGCGATCGAGGGCAGCTTCGATGACGCGCAGGCGCACGTGAAGCGGATGTTCACCGATCCGGACGTGACGCAGACCCTCAACCTCGGCGCGGTCAATTCGATCAATTGGGCGCGGCTGATGGCGCAGGTGGTCTATTACTTCGCCTCCGCGCTGCAACTGGGCGCGCCTGACCGCACGGTCGCCTATTCGGTGCCGACGGGCAATTTCGGTGACGTGTTCGCGGGCTATGTCGCGGCCAAGATGGGCCTGCCGATCGAGCGGCTGATCGTCGCCACCAACATCAACGACATTCTCCACCGCGCGCTTTCGAGCGGGGACTATTCGGCGGGCGGCGTAACCCCGACCATCACCCCCTCGATGGACATTCAGGTGTCCTCGAACTTTGAACGCCTGCTGTTCGATTGCGGCGGACGCGATGGCGCGGCTCTGGCCGAACAGATGCGCGCCTTCGAAGCCTCCAAGACGATGCAGCTCACCAATGCGCAAGGACAAGGTGCCGCAGCGCTGTTCACCAGCGCGCGGGCCGACCAAGCCGAAACCGCGCGGGCGCTGCAATGGGCCTATCGCCATGCGGGGCAGGTGATCGATCCGCACACCGGCGTTGGCCTGCACTGCGCGCAGGTGATCGCAGGCGCGGGCGGCGTGCCGGCAGGCGTGCCGCTGGTAACGCTTGCCACCGCACACCCCGCCAAGTTCCGCGATGCGGTTGAACGCGCCACCGGCGTCCGTCCGGCGCTGCCCGCGCGGGTCGGCGACCTGTTCGGGCGCGAGGAGAGCATGGTCGAGCTGGCGGGCGATTATGCCGCCACCCGCGATCACGTGCTGGGCCACGCGGCGGGCGCACAGCGCTGATGGCACACCTCATCCAGCAACCGCTGGTGATGGAATGCACCGGGTGGGACTCTTACCGCCTCCTCGACAGCGGGGCGGGGCGCAAGTGGGAGGCGTTCGGCCCCTACAGCTTCATCCGCCCCGAACCGCAGGCGATGTGGCAACCGCGTTTGCCGGAATGGCCGGCGGCGGGCGAGTTCATCCCCGGATCGGACGAGGACGGCGGCGGGCGCTGGCAGTTTACGCATTCACTGCCCGATGAAGGCTGGAAGCTGGCGTGGAACGAGGTGCACTTCACCGCCCGCCCGACTCCCTTCCGTCACCTGCAATTCTTCCCCGACATGGCCCCGGTGTGGGACTGGATGCGCGGCCAGATCGACGGGATGGACGCTGCCGAGACCATGAACCTGTTCGGCTATACCGGCCTCGGCACGCTGGCGCTGTCGCGCCACGGCAAGGTGACGCACGTCGATGCCTCGAAAAAGTCTGTGGCGCAGGCGCGCGAGAATGCTGCGCTGTCCGGCATGACAGACCGCCCGATCCGCTGGCTCACTGACGATGCAGCGAAGTTCACCGCGCGCGAGGTGCGGCGGGAACGGCGCTATGACGGGATTATCCTCGATCCGCCCAAGTTCGGGCGCGGGCCAGATGGCGAGGTGTGGCGGTTGGAGGAACACCTCCCCGGCCTTATCGCCGATTGCGCCAAGCTGCTGGATAGCGAGAGCCGCTTCCTCTTCCTCACCGTCTATGCCGTGCGGATGAGCAGCCTTGCGATTGCCGGGCTTCTGGAAGAGGCGCTGCGTGGTCTGCCCGGCCAGATCGAACACGGCGACCTTGCGGTGCGGGAGGAAGGAGAGGGCGGTAGGCTGCTGCCGACCGCAATCTTCGCGCGTTGGAGCAATCCCCGCTAAA is a genomic window containing:
- the lepB gene encoding signal peptidase I, with the translated sequence METTHTTHAPEKVNWLAEIRGLAIMLLAVLAFHSLVAKPFYIPSTSMMPTLWVGDRLVVSKYPYGWSWASASFHLLPRSSWRVWGSTPEYGDIVIPVHPTRDEDYIKRVVALPGDTIEVRGGQIILNGKPIKREVVPPVHLPFEPELMCRGVPCLSAFDAYREFGPDGKEYFAPPTWRETLPNGATYLTIDYTDQRLDNYGPKTVPQDAVFVMGDNRDESADSRAAAEESGLGGPVPLANIGGRAEFLTFSLDGSTTWNPATWFSSLRGDRAWTTLRPALAEGAATK
- the acpS gene encoding holo-ACP synthase gives rise to the protein MIIGFGSDLCSIERIGNSLARYGERFENRVFTDVEIAKARRRPYTIAGTYAKRFAAKEAFSKAVGTGFRRGVFMKDIGVVNAPSGAPTLALTGGAAKRLEEITPKGHEARIHLSLTDDHPWAQAFVIIEAIPL
- a CDS encoding pyridoxal phosphate biosynthetic protein, which translates into the protein MSDADLPALTGEQKRWAFAAAALFLLAVGFLGFALNTGVMVVFAVGWIALQIFGYVGALKFAKGDFAHPLFKSQVMLHVMALGLLAAVILRAVR
- a CDS encoding pyridoxine 5'-phosphate synthase, which translates into the protein MILTHAPSHLRLGVNIDHVATIRNARGGDHPDPVRAAEIVAAVGGDGITAHLREDRRHIRDEDLARIQAATNLPLNLEMAATPEMLAIALRHKPHAACIVPEKREERTTEGGLDAAGMHNTLVPIVEELRAAGIRVSLFIEADERQLDAALRLGAPVVEFHTGEYAHAFLDGDAERVTRELRRITDMAALAAKNGIEPHAGHGLTFENVQPIAAIPQIAELNIGHYLIGEAVFVGLENAIRRMRELMDEAR
- the pyrE gene encoding orotate phosphoribosyltransferase, coding for MNQDEVLAEFRSSGALLEGHFKLSSGRHSGHYLQCARVLMNPARAARLAEAVVAGIPAEVREQIDVVVSPAMGGIIIGHEVGRAMGLDALFLERPDGVFHLRRGFALAKGAKVLMVEDVVTTGLSSREAIAAVAREGGEVIAECAIIDRSCGSVDLGVPFYPLLAIDFPTYDESDIPEALAAVPVTKPGSRKE
- the coxB gene encoding cytochrome c oxidase subunit II, encoding MKKAILAAVAAGLAAFAPMTVAAQDAAAPAPVAATAEATAAPAAAAPAADTAAPADAASAYTPMAPTEGKGMPTSYADDPIKSMTFQDQYSDNGEYALWMHDVILMPVITVISLLVLGLLLYVVVRFNRRANPVASKTTHNTLIEVVWTIVPVIILVIIAVPSITLLARQYETPPADAVTIKATGYQWYWGYTYPDHGDIEVISNMLDEAEALKRGEPHQLAVDNRMVVPAGVPLRIQTTATDVIHAFSVPALWFKMDAVPGRLNEKLLTIKEPGVYYGQCSELCGARHGYMPIAVEALPPAEFAAWVKAQGGSMPGEAAAAPAAAAPADAAAAPAPAAATAAAAPAAAR
- the ctaD gene encoding cytochrome c oxidase subunit I: MATTAEGFDAHGHDHGHDAHDHADHKPGFFARWFMSTNHKDIGTMYLIFAIIAGIVGGAISGIMRVELAEPGIQYLQWWAQFMGGGNDLNTALHMWNVFITAHGLIMVFFMVMPAMIGGFGNWFVPLMIGAPDMAFPRMNNISFWLTVAGFFSLLFSLFVPGGSGPGAGTGWTVYAPLSTSGSVGPAVDFAIFSLHLAGAGSILGATNFITTIFNMRAPGMTLHKMPLFVWSVLVTAFLLLLALPVLAAAITMLLTDRNFGTTFFDPAGGGDPVLYQHLFWFFGHPEVYIMILPGFGMISQIVATFSRKPVFGYLGMAYAMVAIGVVGFIVWAHHMYTVGLDVNTKMYFTAATMVIAVPTGVKIFSWIATMWGGSLEFKSPMVWSMGFIFLFTVGGVTGVVLANGGIDDNLHDTYYVVAHFHYVLSMGAVFSLFAGFYYWFPKMSGRMHSEFLSHLHFWAFFIGVNVIFFPQHFLGMQGMPRRYPDYAEAFTFWHQISTYGYYIMAGSMVFFFVNILYALVAGKKAEANPWGEGATTLEWTLPSPPPYHQFETLPVITDAHDYHDHRPATA
- a CDS encoding heme o synthase translates to MASTAPQTAAMMPTEWRDFFTLTKPRVMTLVIFTAICGVLAAPGNIHPVLGFTAILAIAMGAGGSAVLNMWWEADLDAGMKRTMNRPLPGGRMRREDARDFGIFLSGVSIVLMGLAVGWLAAALLLGAIIYYAVIYTMWLKPRTPQNIVIGGGAGAFPPLIGWVAVTGDITAMPLLLFAIIFFWTPPHFWALALFVQSDYAKVGIPMLPVVAGEKVTRRQIMIYTLLLAPIAIAPWAIGGTSWIYGSVAVVLSALFVALALPVATRMRAETDAMLPEKRLFKYSIVYLFVLFAALVADRIAAYQGWIA
- a CDS encoding cytochrome c oxidase assembly protein yields the protein MASLAPVADDTARRNLRVGLMAFAGALAMLGLGYASVPLYRLFCQVTGFGGTTMIASESKAASAAAAATGQKISIRFDASTASDMPWRFEPSQATDTVTIGERDIATYVARNVSTQPITGMATFNVEPEQAGKYFNKIQCFCFTEQTLAPGQEVTMPVLYFVDPAMLDDPNMKGVEQITLSYTFHRTKEPVNPAASGTN
- a CDS encoding cytochrome c oxidase subunit 3 yields the protein MAGKANHDYHILEPDIWPLIGSISALTFTSGMVLSWHPDLFGAASSVVMWAGLAGLIATFFMWFKNIVNEAQRGDHTPVVQLHLRYGMILFIASEVMFFVGWFWSFFDFALFPTALQFDHETGATTSLFGQDGAIAQFIPEGMEVLDPFALPLLNTLILLCSGTTVTWAHHALIHGDRTGLKQGLWATIALGALFSAIQAYEYSVAPFGFGGNTYSSAFYMATGFHGFHVLIGTIFLSVCLFRAYKGHFTPRQHFGFEAAAWYWHFVDVVWLFLFVAVYVWGGWGAQYH
- a CDS encoding DUF983 domain-containing protein, encoding MNAGPSGPDEQKGQPGLVSAALSGLCPRCGAPTLFQGPAQLADECSACRLDILGLERGGRFVGVVTMVLALVLILAALGVDEWLRPPLWASLVFWAPLTVGTVIGGLRLYKTMWVYHQYEERAQ